The following are encoded together in the Desulfofundulus luciae genome:
- the mraY gene encoding phospho-N-acetylmuramoyl-pentapeptide-transferase, with protein sequence MGTNDLWLLLSKALLISLAVTLLLGPLTIPLLRRLKFGQSIRNDGPVTHLSKGGTPTMGGIMFLAGTTVAGLWLAHRFPEGLLVLGVTLGFGLIGFLDDYIKVALKRSLGLRAREKLFGQVILSVLLALLAVSTFGRGTDLVIPFSGFFVPGGLTVELGTWGYLLFAVLVVVGTANAVNLTDGLDGLAAGVTVPVAAALVLISLLMDKLGIAIIMAALMGGCLGFLVYNHHPARIFMGDTGSLALGGALGAAAVLTRSELFLLVIGGVYVLEALSVIIQVISFQLFGRRVFRMSPLHHHFELGGWSEQRVVYTFWGFTLVLALLGLAGLYQLG encoded by the coding sequence ATGGGGACCAATGATTTATGGCTTCTTTTAAGCAAGGCTTTGCTTATTTCTCTGGCCGTCACCCTTCTTTTAGGACCCCTGACCATACCCCTTTTGCGCCGTCTTAAGTTCGGCCAGAGTATCCGCAACGATGGGCCGGTCACTCACCTTTCTAAGGGCGGTACCCCCACCATGGGCGGAATCATGTTCCTGGCCGGAACGACTGTGGCCGGGCTCTGGCTGGCCCACCGTTTTCCGGAGGGCCTTCTGGTGCTTGGGGTTACCCTGGGATTCGGGTTGATTGGTTTTTTAGACGACTACATTAAGGTGGCTTTAAAAAGATCCCTGGGCCTGCGGGCTCGGGAAAAACTTTTCGGTCAGGTGATCTTAAGTGTGCTGCTGGCCTTGCTGGCTGTTTCCACCTTTGGCCGGGGGACGGATCTGGTAATCCCTTTTAGCGGTTTTTTTGTTCCCGGGGGATTAACCGTGGAGCTGGGAACCTGGGGTTATCTTTTGTTTGCCGTGCTGGTAGTGGTGGGTACGGCCAACGCGGTGAATCTCACCGATGGCCTGGACGGCCTGGCCGCCGGAGTAACTGTACCGGTGGCCGCAGCCCTTGTGCTTATTTCCCTCTTAATGGATAAGTTGGGAATTGCCATCATCATGGCCGCCCTGATGGGTGGCTGCCTGGGTTTTCTGGTCTACAATCACCATCCGGCCCGGATATTCATGGGCGACACTGGTTCCCTGGCCCTGGGAGGGGCCCTGGGAGCGGCGGCGGTATTGACCAGGAGCGAGTTATTCCTGCTGGTTATCGGGGGTGTGTATGTACTGGAGGCCCTGTCGGTAATCATCCAGGTCATTTCCTTCCAGCTCTTCGGCCGGCGGGTGTTCCGGATGAGCCCCCTGCACCACCACTTTGAGCTGGGCGGCTGGAGTGAACAGCGAGTGGTCTATACCTTCTGGGGGTTTACCCTTGTGCTGGCCCTCCTTGGGCTGGCCGGGCTGTATCAGCTGGGTTAG
- a CDS encoding UDP-N-acetylmuramoyl-tripeptide--D-alanyl-D-alanine ligase produces MTLEEVARAVKGRLCQGDAGVRVRAVSIDSRNLAGGELFFALRGQRHDGHDFVPQALAAGAAGVVVERMVSALNPGAAVIQVDDTLVALQRLARYNREAYRVPVIGITGSSGKTSTKDLVGAALSRRFNTLKTTGNRNNEIGLPLTLLELDERYQAVVVEMAMRGMGEISFLCRLARPTGAVITNIGEAHIERLGSVDNIARAKGEILEAIGPKGFAVLHRDSPYIRREAARCRGQVYFFGIGGEADVLGRDIRPEKGGNRFRVRVPDGGGTEIHLPLPGRHNVENALAAVGVAWALGVPLEDIAAGLAGAVLTPMRLEIIDYRGLKIINDAYNANPSSTRAALQVLAETDAKGRRIAVLGDMLELGEKAQAAHRRVGGDAAGVVDYLITVGNLARFLADGALAAGMPGGRIFRCASNGEAVEILKDLALPGDVVLVKGSRGMRMEGIVQALVQGQNTFLHQNT; encoded by the coding sequence ATGACCCTGGAGGAAGTAGCACGGGCCGTAAAGGGCAGGCTGTGTCAAGGGGATGCAGGCGTCCGGGTCCGGGCCGTCTCCATCGACAGCCGCAACCTTGCGGGAGGCGAGCTGTTTTTTGCCCTCCGGGGGCAACGGCATGACGGCCATGACTTTGTACCCCAGGCTCTGGCCGCCGGTGCCGCCGGGGTGGTGGTGGAGCGGATGGTTTCCGCTTTAAATCCCGGGGCGGCCGTGATCCAGGTGGACGACACCCTGGTAGCTTTACAACGGCTGGCCCGCTATAACCGGGAGGCTTACCGGGTGCCGGTGATTGGTATTACCGGCAGTTCCGGTAAAACCAGTACCAAGGACCTGGTGGGGGCTGCCCTCTCCCGGCGGTTTAACACCCTGAAAACCACGGGCAACAGGAACAACGAAATTGGCTTGCCCCTCACTCTCCTGGAGCTTGATGAGCGCTACCAGGCCGTGGTGGTGGAAATGGCCATGCGGGGAATGGGTGAAATTTCCTTCCTTTGCCGCCTGGCCCGCCCCACGGGAGCGGTAATCACCAATATCGGCGAGGCCCATATAGAGCGCCTGGGGTCGGTGGATAACATTGCCCGGGCCAAGGGAGAAATTCTGGAAGCCATCGGGCCGAAAGGGTTTGCCGTTTTGCACCGAGACAGCCCCTATATCCGGCGGGAGGCGGCCCGTTGCCGGGGGCAGGTGTACTTTTTCGGCATCGGCGGTGAAGCGGATGTCCTTGGTAGGGACATTCGTCCGGAAAAAGGCGGCAACCGGTTTCGGGTGAGGGTGCCCGACGGGGGGGGAACGGAAATACATTTACCCCTGCCGGGGCGGCACAATGTGGAAAACGCCCTGGCTGCGGTGGGGGTAGCCTGGGCACTGGGGGTGCCGCTGGAAGACATTGCCGCCGGCCTGGCCGGGGCCGTCTTGACTCCCATGCGCCTGGAAATAATTGATTACCGGGGGCTGAAAATCATTAACGATGCCTATAATGCCAACCCGTCCTCGACCCGGGCTGCCCTGCAGGTACTGGCTGAAACGGATGCTAAAGGGCGCCGCATTGCCGTTCTGGGAGACATGCTGGAACTGGGAGAAAAGGCTCAGGCCGCTCATCGCCGGGTGGGCGGCGATGCCGCCGGGGTAGTGGATTACCTGATTACGGTGGGTAATCTGGCCCGTTTTCTTGCCGACGGAGCCCTGGCGGCCGGGATGCCCGGCGGGCGCATCTTCCGGTGCGCATCCAACGGCGAGGCCGTAGAGATATTGAAAGACCTGGCCCTGCCCGGGGATGTGGTGCTGGTTAAGGGTTCCCGGGGCATGCGCATGGAAGGGATTGTGCAGGCCCTGGTCCAGGGACAAAACACCTTTTTGCATCAAAACACATAA